A genomic region of Candidatus Neomarinimicrobiota bacterium contains the following coding sequences:
- a CDS encoding isoprenylcysteine carboxylmethyltransferase family protein, protein MNRRPLFAIGTTGMVATAVIWVLAVYVERWLGISPIEMGATFRWIFFTLFAADFSATVLWSLVVLAPSRRETKLMTAGPYRWVRHPLYSAIIFSGTGMVAIWHRSWAVIFSVIIINFFWTWHVRKEERDMLMRFGEEYREYMRSTGQFFPRFRPLESDRD, encoded by the coding sequence ATGAACCGTAGACCCCTTTTCGCGATCGGTACCACCGGCATGGTTGCCACAGCGGTCATCTGGGTTCTAGCCGTCTACGTGGAACGGTGGCTGGGAATCTCCCCAATAGAGATGGGCGCTACTTTCAGATGGATTTTCTTTACCCTCTTTGCCGCGGATTTTTCAGCTACGGTCCTGTGGAGCCTCGTGGTTCTGGCCCCATCGAGGCGGGAGACAAAGTTGATGACTGCGGGGCCGTATCGCTGGGTTCGCCACCCCCTTTACTCTGCGATAATCTTCAGCGGAACAGGAATGGTGGCCATCTGGCACCGATCATGGGCCGTGATTTTCTCTGTGATCATCATTAACTTTTTCTGGACATGGCATGTGAGAAAGGAAGAAAGGGATATGCTGATGAGATTCGGGGAGGAGTACCGGGAGTACATGAGGTCTACCGGTCAGTTTTTTCCGAGATTCAGACCTTTGGAGTCTGACCGAGACTAA
- a CDS encoding thiamine pyrophosphate-dependent enzyme — MTEITVLEQEKMDAEVRLSPKDYKGKVDPDWCPGCGDFGVLTALKKASSELGLYPHEILVVSGIGCSSNLPGFLNTYGMHTLHGRPLAVATGAKLANHNLTVIATGGDGDGYGIGGNHFVHTARRNVDLTYLVMNNQIYGLTTGQISPTSSRGMKTKSTPFGSVEFPVNPITSAIMNGATFVARAYSSEGKHLVDLIKKGIRHRGFALIDIFSPCVTFNHENTHAFFKQRVLHLEDEGHDPSDWKTACEKAMIWGDEIYTGLFFENTERPSLDQLEPILEDGKPLAHRMLGLTKSQAKSILQMMT; from the coding sequence ATGACTGAAATCACCGTACTTGAGCAAGAAAAAATGGACGCGGAGGTCAGACTATCGCCCAAGGACTACAAAGGAAAGGTAGACCCGGATTGGTGTCCAGGGTGCGGGGATTTTGGGGTGCTCACTGCCCTGAAAAAGGCGAGTTCTGAGCTGGGACTTTATCCCCACGAGATATTGGTGGTGAGCGGAATTGGATGCTCGTCGAACCTTCCCGGATTTCTGAATACATATGGCATGCATACGCTCCATGGCCGGCCGTTAGCCGTTGCCACAGGTGCCAAGCTCGCGAATCACAACCTGACAGTCATCGCCACAGGGGGGGACGGAGACGGGTATGGCATAGGCGGTAACCATTTCGTGCACACGGCTCGGAGAAACGTCGATCTCACCTACCTGGTGATGAATAACCAGATCTATGGACTCACCACTGGACAGATATCCCCCACCAGCAGCAGGGGAATGAAGACAAAAAGTACCCCCTTCGGCAGTGTTGAGTTCCCTGTTAATCCTATTACTTCCGCCATCATGAACGGGGCCACGTTCGTGGCCCGAGCCTACAGCAGTGAGGGCAAACACCTTGTGGACCTGATCAAGAAGGGCATCCGGCACAGAGGCTTTGCGCTGATCGATATTTTCAGTCCATGCGTGACGTTTAATCATGAGAATACCCACGCCTTCTTCAAACAGCGGGTACTGCACCTGGAAGACGAAGGACATGATCCCAGCGACTGGAAAACCGCGTGCGAGAAGGCGATGATCTGGGGTGATGAGATATACACGGGCCTCTTCTTCGAGAATACGGAAAGGCCCAGTCTCGACCAGCTGGAGCCGATTCTGGAGGATGGAAAACCTCTGGCGCATCGAATGCTCGGACTGACAAAATCACAGGCCAAAAGTATTCTTCAGATGATGACATAA
- a CDS encoding lamin tail domain-containing protein: MIRCLLGYVRLRRFLRILSRLIMVTGAPLWAETVLSAGDIAIVGFNCDNPDEFGFVTVVDLEPGTQLYFTDSGITSSGTFRGNEGAVKYTVPVGGVTAGTVIVYPSSQGDFSSANDSSVGTNGMSLSSTGDQIIAFQDSSSNPVFIYAFNSEGTEWQTDATNSNESAIPPGLADGLSALAIVEKDNGYYSGSTTSGTKSALLSAISNSDNWTTSNERIDKGNWPISFSVALQVGNTTVQFSSSWGIVSEGRGTYGIEVSITAEDDSLATTADVALIGGTATNGSDMSTFTTQRVTFPAGISDNRTVTLTVTDDSEFESDETSIFELQNVSGNSSAQRGSITRFTLTIQDNDAPVVLINEILADPASGTPGDSNGDGTRDGSDDEFIELVNHHGSTVNVGSWTLSDKGAVRHTFPDNTILPDGGAIIVFGGGSPTGSFGNSPVQTASEGQLSLNNGGDSVVLKASNGANVTLFAYGTEGADDQSLTRDPDISGSFVKHGQASGADGRLFSPGTKVNGQRFVGVTIHESSGGTTVMEGGTTDTYTLELESRPRANVTVTISPDSQTTVNAESLTFTASDYDAIQTVTVSAMDDRKIEGLHSSMITHSATSIDPSYDGIIVSNVTVTVLDNDEAGVKITQSDEGTEVTEGGSTDSYALDLASAPISDVHITTGVTDDEVTVSDSSVTFTASNYGTPQTITVMAVDDSSYEGRHSGVITHTATSDDTDYNGIPVNDVWISITDNDVPEIVINEIHYDPGSAQGSDSDYEFLELYNRGSQTVNLAECTFREGISHVFMSSDSIAAGGFLLMAKNGATYSGSIQWTAGNLINDGEAVVLITSHGDLVDSVTYDDATPWPPSANGGGPSLELIDPFLDNGLASSWRQSRLDGGSPGEANSRNRTPEALADAYAVDEDSTLPVSAPGVLDNDYDGDADVLWASLVGDVSHGALTFNPDGSFEYEPDADFFGRDTFTYFATDGIENSPVAKATLTTLPVNDSPLLAPISDPEIILEDAGEQRIEIGGIYPGAENETQLLMVTAVSGDHELLSDPQVDYSSPDSLGSLTYAPLANANGAVVIEVKVKDDGGTENGGIDSSLVTFTVTVAAVDDTPSVELGEVVMVEDSSITLSLPDTDAEGDSLTYSNVSVDTDRVSATLEEDTTGFHLSIVPLANWHGTAHVSFMVSDGSTGVMESFTLVVTSVNDGPAPFNLVWPEDSMVVQITPGMLSQPLVFAWEETHDVDGDTVSYDLVSTDTLSFLTTEGIVDHSWGVTYDEIVRRMEGAGIVGGTWNVISTDGNLETEAANGPYRLTLDATTVEIHERSQLMPKEFALKQNYPNPFNPTTTVRYHIPQTAVIRGEIYDLTGRRVRMLISGRHEPGIHRVNWDGSDDLGSALPSGIYIFRIVATDPDAKKVEFSGACKLVILK; encoded by the coding sequence ATGATAAGGTGCCTTTTAGGATATGTGCGACTGAGGCGGTTCCTGAGGATACTGTCCCGGTTAATAATGGTGACAGGAGCTCCTCTGTGGGCCGAAACCGTCCTATCTGCGGGGGATATCGCCATTGTCGGGTTCAACTGTGACAATCCCGATGAATTTGGATTTGTCACAGTGGTGGACCTTGAGCCCGGTACGCAGTTATACTTCACCGACAGCGGAATTACCTCCAGCGGAACATTCCGCGGGAATGAAGGAGCGGTAAAATATACCGTTCCGGTCGGGGGTGTGACTGCTGGTACCGTTATTGTGTATCCTTCGTCTCAGGGGGATTTTTCGAGTGCCAATGATTCTAGCGTTGGGACCAATGGTATGTCCCTCTCCAGCACAGGTGATCAGATCATCGCGTTTCAAGATTCAAGCAGCAACCCGGTATTCATTTATGCCTTTAACAGCGAGGGGACCGAATGGCAAACAGATGCCACCAATTCTAATGAAAGTGCTATTCCCCCCGGCCTTGCAGACGGCTTATCAGCCCTCGCCATCGTTGAAAAGGATAATGGTTACTACAGTGGTTCAACCACGAGTGGAACGAAATCGGCCCTGCTTTCCGCCATTTCGAATTCCGACAATTGGACGACAAGCAATGAGAGGATTGATAAAGGTAATTGGCCCATTTCCTTTAGTGTAGCACTGCAGGTCGGGAATACGACAGTTCAATTCTCTTCCTCGTGGGGAATAGTCTCTGAGGGTCGCGGTACATACGGGATTGAGGTCTCCATCACCGCTGAAGATGACAGCCTTGCCACCACGGCGGACGTAGCTCTCATAGGCGGGACAGCTACAAATGGCAGCGATATGTCTACCTTCACCACACAAAGGGTGACTTTTCCGGCAGGAATCTCGGATAACCGGACTGTCACTCTGACTGTTACGGATGATTCTGAATTTGAAAGTGATGAAACGTCTATTTTCGAGCTTCAGAATGTGAGTGGAAACAGTTCGGCCCAAAGGGGAAGTATCACCCGGTTCACCCTTACCATTCAAGATAACGATGCCCCCGTGGTTCTGATTAACGAAATCCTTGCAGACCCGGCCAGCGGCACTCCCGGTGATAGCAACGGGGACGGGACAAGGGACGGCAGCGACGACGAGTTCATTGAGCTGGTGAACCATCACGGCTCCACGGTAAACGTTGGCTCATGGACATTGTCCGACAAAGGGGCTGTTCGCCATACCTTTCCGGACAACACGATCCTTCCAGATGGTGGAGCCATCATCGTCTTTGGAGGGGGCTCACCAACCGGCAGTTTTGGCAACAGTCCGGTTCAAACGGCATCGGAGGGTCAGCTCTCTCTGAACAATGGTGGTGACAGTGTCGTCTTGAAGGCCTCAAACGGAGCCAACGTGACGCTCTTTGCCTACGGAACCGAGGGCGCCGATGATCAATCGCTTACACGCGATCCGGACATTAGCGGCTCTTTTGTGAAACATGGGCAGGCGTCCGGGGCAGACGGGAGATTATTTTCCCCTGGCACAAAAGTGAATGGCCAGCGTTTCGTCGGTGTTACCATCCACGAGTCTTCTGGTGGAACAACGGTCATGGAAGGGGGAACGACTGACACATATACCCTGGAGTTGGAATCACGACCCAGGGCGAATGTTACTGTCACCATATCCCCGGATAGCCAGACAACAGTGAATGCCGAGTCGCTGACGTTTACGGCATCAGACTACGACGCAATACAGACTGTTACGGTTTCTGCCATGGATGACAGAAAGATCGAGGGCCTTCACAGTAGTATGATCACCCACAGCGCTACCAGCATCGATCCCAGTTACGATGGTATTATCGTAAGCAATGTAACGGTGACCGTTCTGGACAACGATGAGGCCGGTGTCAAGATTACGCAATCCGACGAGGGGACCGAAGTCACCGAGGGAGGCTCTACGGATAGTTACGCACTGGACCTGGCCTCGGCTCCAATATCCGACGTTCATATAACGACAGGTGTGACTGACGACGAAGTGACAGTTTCCGACTCGTCGGTGACATTTACGGCGTCAAATTATGGGACACCCCAAACTATTACCGTGATGGCAGTAGATGACAGCTCTTATGAGGGAAGGCACAGTGGCGTTATCACTCATACGGCAACGAGTGATGATACCGATTACAACGGGATTCCCGTTAACGATGTTTGGATAAGTATTACCGATAACGACGTGCCAGAAATTGTGATTAATGAAATCCATTACGATCCCGGGAGCGCACAGGGAAGTGATAGTGATTACGAGTTTTTGGAGCTGTACAATCGGGGAAGCCAAACGGTTAATCTGGCGGAGTGCACTTTTCGGGAGGGCATTAGCCATGTTTTCATGTCATCGGACTCTATCGCCGCTGGGGGATTCCTTCTGATGGCAAAAAATGGGGCGACCTATTCAGGGAGTATTCAATGGACAGCCGGTAATCTGATAAATGACGGGGAAGCTGTTGTTCTAATTACCTCCCACGGTGACCTGGTGGATTCTGTCACCTACGACGATGCCACACCGTGGCCACCATCTGCGAATGGTGGTGGACCCTCCCTTGAACTGATTGATCCTTTCCTGGACAACGGTCTCGCCTCAAGCTGGAGGCAGAGCCGACTCGACGGAGGCAGTCCGGGAGAGGCTAACAGCCGGAATCGAACCCCGGAGGCTTTGGCCGATGCATACGCTGTAGATGAAGACAGTACTCTTCCGGTTTCAGCTCCTGGCGTGCTTGATAATGACTATGACGGGGACGCCGATGTGCTGTGGGCATCCCTGGTCGGAGATGTATCTCATGGCGCGCTCACATTTAACCCTGACGGTTCCTTCGAATATGAGCCCGATGCGGATTTCTTTGGCCGTGACACCTTCACTTATTTTGCCACGGATGGGATCGAAAACTCACCAGTGGCGAAGGCGACCCTGACTACTCTTCCTGTGAACGATTCGCCTCTCTTAGCGCCCATCTCTGATCCAGAGATCATCCTGGAGGACGCAGGGGAACAGAGGATTGAAATAGGAGGAATTTATCCGGGGGCTGAGAACGAGACTCAGCTGCTCATGGTCACGGCAGTATCGGGTGATCATGAACTCTTGTCAGATCCTCAAGTGGATTATTCCAGCCCCGATTCCTTGGGATCTTTAACGTATGCGCCCTTGGCAAATGCGAACGGTGCCGTGGTTATCGAGGTAAAGGTGAAAGATGATGGAGGAACAGAAAATGGAGGGATTGATTCGTCACTGGTCACATTCACAGTGACCGTGGCAGCCGTCGATGACACTCCATCTGTTGAGCTTGGCGAGGTTGTGATGGTGGAAGACAGTTCGATCACCCTTTCCCTCCCGGACACGGATGCGGAAGGGGACAGTCTCACTTATAGTAATGTTTCCGTGGACACGGACCGGGTGAGTGCCACACTCGAGGAGGATACAACGGGTTTCCACCTCTCAATAGTTCCGTTAGCGAACTGGCATGGAACGGCACATGTCTCCTTTATGGTAAGTGACGGTTCAACGGGCGTGATGGAATCGTTCACACTGGTGGTGACATCAGTGAATGATGGCCCCGCCCCTTTCAATCTGGTATGGCCAGAAGACAGTATGGTAGTCCAGATTACCCCCGGTATGTTGTCTCAGCCGCTGGTATTTGCGTGGGAAGAAACGCATGACGTGGACGGAGACACCGTCAGCTACGACCTGGTCTCAACGGATACCCTCTCGTTTCTCACCACCGAGGGAATTGTCGACCATTCCTGGGGGGTGACCTACGATGAAATCGTCAGGCGGATGGAGGGCGCGGGCATAGTCGGCGGGACATGGAATGTCATTTCGACGGACGGAAATCTTGAAACGGAGGCGGCGAATGGTCCTTATAGACTGACTCTCGATGCGACGACAGTGGAGATACACGAAAGAAGCCAACTTATGCCCAAAGAGTTTGCTCTCAAGCAGAACTATCCCAATCCATTTAATCCTACCACAACGGTCCGGTACCACATTCCGCAGACAGCCGTCATTCGCGGGGAGATTTATGATCTAACTGGACGGAGAGTGAGAATGTTGATATCCGGTCGTCACGAACCGGGGATACATCGTGTCAACTGGGACGGAAGTGATGATCTGGGCAGTGCGTTGCCATCGGGCATTTACATATTCAGGATCGTGGCCACGGATCCCGACGCAAAAAAGGTAGAATTTTCAGGGGCATGTAAACTTGTCATCCTGAAGTAG
- a CDS encoding TonB-dependent receptor encodes MVQIFYKTFLPARLRNRPFSSACRALFALLTLIASISVSWGQSRSRDGPRKETAIFSGYVLHEESREALPGANVYFVGTEMGTATNIDGYFVLSSIPPSRYTLRITYLGFEPVEVQIVLGEEENLRLDFEMFPRPLEFEAVEVTGERLERRATIQASRVKLNTRQLKRVPQIGEADLLRTLQALPGVLTPAEFSTGLVIRGGNTDQNLILLDGITVYNPSHLGGLFSNFILDAIKEADLIKGGFNAEYGGRLSAVLSVSSREGNQKQFDGKASISLLSAQTTLEGAMGKGAWLVAARRTYFDQIFKGTDLYFPYYFYDLQGHIFQDFTDKDRLSFSWYVGRDDLVFEDFNLTAGWGNRTFSANYRKLFGPKLVSHWMVARSRFDTVFDLGGGSGVASINTINDMTVRSDWTYFMSRQSQVRFGVELKDLSILYESTWLDSTIFDVGQSPLEGAVYTKVKRWLSPVLMVEPGLRLAYYEEHPTKWYPEPRLGIKYLLTSDRYVNVATGLYHQFMETVQDDFNPTILDQWFAVDPSVKPASAVHYLLGYEEYFGSAYRFQAEVYYKILANMLTFIENRATADEEISDESLDDNFDISNGDAYGFELFLQKEFGRLNGWLSYAYSVARKRLHGREYFTNWDRRHAFNIIGNFGLSRKWDLSLRWTYQTGQPYTAILAYYFEKLPWEPEPFYRSIPGERNAMRYPPYHRLDLGAVRHFKVWGVKVDLLVQVVNSYWRKNVFRYLYHFGDTHNGIDDDHDGRIDEADEGIPQRIPITVFPILPSIGVEIDF; translated from the coding sequence ATGGTCCAGATATTCTACAAAACTTTTCTTCCCGCCAGGTTAAGGAATAGACCCTTCTCTTCCGCCTGCCGGGCTCTTTTTGCCCTTTTAACCCTGATCGCTTCCATATCAGTCAGTTGGGGCCAGTCCCGCTCGCGGGACGGTCCACGGAAAGAGACTGCAATATTCTCCGGATACGTACTCCATGAGGAATCTCGGGAGGCCCTTCCCGGGGCAAATGTCTATTTCGTGGGAACGGAGATGGGCACGGCCACCAATATTGACGGTTACTTCGTTCTGTCTTCCATTCCGCCCAGTCGTTACACTTTGAGAATAACCTATCTTGGTTTTGAACCCGTTGAGGTCCAGATCGTCCTTGGTGAGGAGGAGAACCTCAGGCTCGACTTCGAAATGTTTCCAAGGCCTTTGGAATTCGAAGCTGTGGAGGTGACCGGGGAACGGCTGGAGAGAAGGGCAACCATCCAGGCCAGCCGTGTCAAGTTGAACACCCGGCAGCTTAAGCGGGTACCCCAGATTGGGGAAGCCGATCTTCTGAGAACTCTTCAAGCCTTGCCCGGTGTCCTCACCCCCGCTGAATTCAGTACAGGCCTGGTCATTCGGGGAGGAAATACCGACCAGAATCTGATTCTTCTGGATGGCATTACCGTTTATAATCCGTCTCATCTGGGTGGTCTGTTTTCAAACTTCATCCTGGACGCCATCAAGGAAGCCGATCTTATCAAGGGGGGATTTAACGCCGAGTATGGTGGGCGCCTTTCGGCCGTTTTGAGTGTGAGCAGCCGGGAAGGAAACCAGAAACAGTTTGACGGCAAGGCTTCCATCTCCCTCCTTTCCGCCCAAACCACCCTGGAAGGGGCCATGGGGAAGGGTGCCTGGCTAGTGGCCGCCCGGAGAACGTACTTCGACCAGATCTTCAAGGGAACCGATCTCTATTTTCCTTACTACTTTTACGATCTCCAGGGACACATTTTTCAGGATTTCACGGATAAGGATCGACTCTCCTTCAGTTGGTACGTGGGTAGGGACGATCTTGTGTTTGAAGATTTTAACCTTACAGCGGGCTGGGGAAACAGGACGTTCAGCGCCAACTACAGGAAGCTTTTCGGGCCTAAGCTGGTCTCTCATTGGATGGTGGCCCGGAGCCGGTTTGACACCGTGTTTGATCTGGGGGGCGGATCGGGTGTGGCCAGTATCAATACTATCAATGACATGACTGTCCGCTCTGACTGGACCTACTTCATGAGCCGGCAGAGTCAGGTCCGATTTGGAGTTGAGTTGAAAGACCTCTCGATCCTTTATGAAAGCACATGGCTTGACAGCACCATATTTGACGTGGGACAGTCTCCACTGGAAGGAGCCGTCTATACCAAGGTGAAACGCTGGCTATCTCCCGTATTGATGGTGGAACCGGGGCTCCGGTTGGCGTATTATGAGGAACACCCTACGAAATGGTATCCTGAACCACGGCTGGGTATCAAATACCTGCTCACCTCCGACCGGTACGTCAACGTAGCCACAGGCTTGTACCACCAGTTCATGGAAACGGTGCAGGACGACTTCAATCCGACAATTCTCGATCAATGGTTTGCGGTGGATCCCTCGGTGAAACCCGCCTCTGCCGTCCATTATCTGTTGGGATACGAGGAATACTTCGGTAGCGCCTATCGATTTCAGGCAGAGGTCTATTACAAAATACTGGCGAACATGTTGACCTTTATTGAAAACCGGGCCACAGCGGATGAGGAGATTTCAGACGAATCGCTGGATGACAATTTCGATATCTCTAACGGAGATGCTTACGGCTTTGAACTCTTTCTGCAAAAAGAGTTCGGCCGTCTGAACGGCTGGCTCAGCTACGCCTATTCTGTGGCCAGGAAGAGGCTTCATGGGAGGGAATACTTCACAAACTGGGACAGGAGACATGCTTTCAACATTATTGGAAACTTTGGTTTATCCAGGAAGTGGGACTTGAGTCTACGGTGGACATACCAGACCGGCCAGCCTTACACGGCCATTCTCGCCTACTATTTTGAAAAACTTCCCTGGGAACCGGAACCGTTCTACCGATCCATCCCCGGAGAGCGGAATGCCATGAGATATCCTCCTTATCATCGGTTGGACCTGGGGGCCGTACGACACTTTAAAGTCTGGGGTGTAAAAGTGGATCTCCTCGTTCAGGTGGTGAACAGTTACTGGCGAAAAAACGTATTTCGCTATCTCTATCACTTCGGCGATACCCACAACGGAATTGACGATGATCATGATGGCAGAATTGATGAAGCAGACGAAGGCATCCCTCAACGGATACCCATCACTGTCTTCCCCATCTTGCCAAGTATCGGCGTGGAGATTGATTTTTGA
- a CDS encoding MATE family efflux transporter — MKLRPRHLVFPADTNLSKKVLTLALPVILGNLSRVLMNVVDVAMVGRLGAQALAAVGMGSVLIWTVLSFAYSFRTGVQTIASRRLGEQRFEGCGAALNNGLLFAGAAGVALSLGGYLLTGHLIGFLLDDPHVLPMSIEYTKWSFLSVFFVAVGYAYQGFFNGIERTGVHMEVTIASNIVNVYLNAGLIFGSDNLSRLLAATPLGDLSFLANLWTPFHFPALGVKGAALATLVASTWMMFHYMFRGFTRDFRTKYGIFRGMFDRQVSKRIVSIALPQGLQQVGVMMVFVLFFKITALVGTREVAATEVVFTIMQMSFLPAAGFGIACATLVGKYLGEQNPDLAEVSMLESVRWSIIFMGSMGLIFLLFPHVILPFFTNDQTVIQLGSVALRILGIVQFADAIGMTLWFALSGAGNTKYPAVVEMLIAWFFFLPTCYITTVKLNSGILGSWISYGLYIAIYATAITWKVLRGDWKEISI, encoded by the coding sequence GTGAAGCTCCGCCCCCGACATCTCGTCTTTCCTGCAGATACAAACCTCTCCAAGAAAGTTCTGACGCTGGCCCTGCCTGTCATTCTTGGCAACCTCAGTCGTGTTTTGATGAACGTGGTCGACGTGGCCATGGTGGGCCGTCTTGGAGCCCAGGCGCTGGCTGCCGTGGGTATGGGGAGTGTTCTTATCTGGACAGTTCTCAGTTTCGCGTACTCCTTTCGAACGGGCGTCCAGACAATCGCTTCTCGCAGGCTTGGAGAACAGAGATTTGAGGGATGTGGCGCGGCCCTGAATAACGGACTCCTTTTCGCCGGTGCTGCAGGAGTTGCCTTGTCATTGGGGGGTTATCTCTTAACTGGCCACCTTATCGGTTTCCTTCTAGACGACCCCCATGTGCTTCCCATGTCGATAGAATATACGAAATGGTCCTTCCTGAGCGTCTTCTTTGTTGCCGTGGGGTATGCCTATCAGGGATTCTTCAATGGAATCGAACGAACGGGCGTCCACATGGAGGTAACCATCGCTTCCAATATTGTGAATGTCTATCTGAATGCGGGCCTGATATTCGGCAGTGACAACCTTTCCCGCCTTCTTGCCGCGACACCGCTTGGGGACCTTTCCTTTCTCGCCAATCTTTGGACCCCGTTTCACTTCCCGGCACTGGGAGTGAAAGGCGCTGCACTGGCCACCCTTGTGGCTTCCACCTGGATGATGTTCCATTACATGTTTCGAGGTTTCACCCGGGACTTCAGGACAAAATATGGAATATTTCGTGGTATGTTCGACCGCCAGGTATCGAAACGGATCGTATCCATCGCTCTGCCCCAGGGACTTCAGCAAGTGGGAGTGATGATGGTGTTCGTTCTCTTCTTCAAGATCACCGCTCTGGTGGGAACACGCGAAGTGGCAGCTACTGAGGTTGTCTTTACCATCATGCAGATGTCGTTCCTTCCCGCGGCAGGATTCGGCATCGCCTGCGCAACCCTGGTGGGAAAATATCTGGGTGAACAAAACCCAGATCTTGCCGAGGTGAGCATGTTGGAATCGGTACGCTGGTCTATCATTTTTATGGGAAGTATGGGACTCATTTTCCTTCTCTTCCCACACGTGATCCTCCCCTTTTTTACGAACGATCAGACGGTGATCCAGCTTGGATCGGTGGCACTGCGGATCCTTGGGATAGTGCAGTTTGCGGATGCCATCGGAATGACCCTCTGGTTTGCACTTTCCGGAGCCGGAAATACAAAGTATCCCGCGGTGGTGGAAATGCTCATCGCGTGGTTTTTTTTCTTACCCACTTGCTATATCACCACCGTCAAACTCAATTCGGGAATCCTCGGCTCCTGGATTAGCTACGGTCTCTATATCGCCATTTATGCCACGGCGATCACCTGGAAGGTCCTCCGCGGGGACTGGAAGGAAATCAGCATCTAA
- a CDS encoding DUF4249 family protein produces the protein MRKTPKRHLNPWPSFIFYPFTFILVLGSCFLVSCEPSVEESIYEEKLVVFGNLIADLPVIDTVFVSLSYQIEEPHEQETKWIADADVVLSDGKSSFPLSPVPGKPGRYLDLTFSHIVQPGTTYRLNVTWEDHEVGAATAVPDAFSLASISSSEWKCGGESVVVPAIDLREGENSPEKIEHALMTKDFTILAMDTVIYREGDCWSTSFASIPLFILRWESDYEPGLIRIISLALDDTATNAIVDTSLSGTAFKGPMYRDTDGNYYRPNPFVWNAKQQEQHINWIYFNYYGPHLMTVVATDQSAHDYFQGDPFRINQYVLPNGNIEGGYGLFSSAYARSFFVYVAPDEP, from the coding sequence ATGCGTAAAACCCCCAAACGCCACCTCAATCCTTGGCCCTCTTTTATCTTTTATCCTTTTACTTTTATCTTGGTCCTTGGCTCTTGCTTCTTGGTTTCCTGTGAGCCGTCTGTAGAGGAAAGCATCTATGAAGAAAAGCTGGTGGTCTTTGGTAACCTGATTGCCGATTTGCCTGTCATCGATACTGTTTTTGTTTCCCTTTCGTACCAGATTGAGGAACCCCACGAACAGGAAACAAAATGGATTGCTGATGCAGACGTAGTGCTTTCGGATGGCAAGAGTTCTTTCCCGCTGTCTCCGGTACCGGGGAAACCGGGTCGGTACCTTGATCTGACCTTTTCACACATTGTTCAACCGGGGACAACCTATCGACTGAATGTCACATGGGAAGATCACGAGGTGGGCGCCGCGACCGCGGTACCCGATGCGTTTTCCCTGGCAAGTATATCATCGTCGGAATGGAAGTGTGGCGGAGAGTCCGTAGTTGTTCCCGCCATCGATTTGCGTGAAGGGGAAAACAGTCCCGAAAAGATCGAGCACGCTCTGATGACAAAAGATTTCACTATCCTCGCCATGGATACGGTGATTTATCGAGAAGGGGACTGCTGGTCCACCAGTTTTGCCTCCATTCCTCTGTTTATCCTTAGGTGGGAGTCGGACTACGAACCGGGACTCATACGAATTATCAGCCTGGCACTGGATGATACGGCTACCAATGCCATTGTGGACACGTCTCTTTCAGGGACAGCCTTTAAGGGACCCATGTATCGGGATACAGATGGCAACTACTACCGTCCCAATCCCTTCGTCTGGAACGCCAAACAACAGGAACAGCACATAAACTGGATCTATTTCAACTACTACGGTCCCCATCTGATGACAGTTGTGGCCACCGATCAGAGTGCTCATGATTACTTCCAGGGAGACCCCTTCCGAATAAACCAGTACGTCCTTCCCAACGGAAATATTGAAGGAGGATATGGCCTTTTTTCATCCGCGTATGCCCGGAGCTTTTTCGTCTATGTCGCCCCAGATGAACCGTAG